A genomic window from Sporosarcina sp. Marseille-Q4063 includes:
- a CDS encoding MoxR family ATPase, translating to MVSIQEFKQELNQAIIGREKEFDFMLIALLQEGHVLLESVPGSGKTMMAKSFASAFKGEFRRIQFTPDVLPSDVTGIRYFNPQTQDFVLKAGPVSTNILLADEINRATPRTQSSLLESMEEKQVTIDGETIKLPTPFMVIATQNPIESQQGTFPLPAAQLDRFLFKLNIGYPSMEEEQQILRQYGNNPGEITTSSVIGPDDVELWATEASNVTVHEDIEHYILKIVRATREHPFIELGLSSRAALAILRAAKAHAYISGRSFATPDDVKAIIEPAALHRMELSTEGMLTKELDDVLEAIISSIPAPIEAAI from the coding sequence ATGGTTTCGATCCAAGAATTTAAGCAAGAATTGAATCAGGCTATTATTGGCAGGGAAAAAGAATTTGATTTTATGTTAATTGCATTATTGCAAGAAGGTCATGTTTTATTGGAAAGTGTTCCGGGTTCGGGTAAAACGATGATGGCGAAGAGCTTTGCGAGTGCATTCAAAGGTGAATTCAGACGTATACAGTTTACGCCAGACGTACTCCCATCCGATGTGACAGGAATACGCTATTTTAATCCGCAGACGCAGGATTTTGTTTTAAAAGCAGGTCCTGTTTCAACAAACATCTTGCTTGCAGACGAAATAAACAGGGCAACACCGCGTACCCAGTCAAGTCTTCTAGAATCAATGGAAGAGAAACAAGTAACTATCGACGGTGAAACGATAAAACTTCCAACGCCATTTATGGTAATAGCAACTCAAAACCCGATTGAATCTCAACAGGGGACATTTCCATTACCGGCTGCCCAACTCGACCGATTTTTATTTAAGTTGAATATCGGCTACCCATCAATGGAAGAAGAACAACAAATTTTAAGGCAATACGGGAATAACCCAGGTGAAATTACAACTTCATCAGTAATTGGTCCGGACGATGTAGAACTATGGGCTACTGAAGCAAGCAACGTAACGGTCCATGAAGATATCGAACATTATATCTTGAAAATTGTCCGTGCGACTAGAGAACATCCTTTCATCGAACTTGGCCTTAGCTCGCGTGCCGCACTAGCTATTTTACGTGCTGCCAAAGCGCATGCTTACATTTCGGGCAGAAGTTTTGCGACACCTGATGATGTAAAAGCAATAATTGAACCTGCAGCCTTGCACCGTATGGAGTTGTCGACGGAAGGAATGCTGACAAAAGAACTAGACGACGTATTGGAAGCTATTATTAGTTCAATACCCGCACCGATAGAGGCGGCAATCTAA
- a CDS encoding YkyB family protein, whose translation MKSSPSIRDLTVAIYTVNRHAKTAPDNKELYELKKLALEKLIKKGHATKIGLHFVDNPKFSKQHSTTLVRCCDFLFHMIPEKEDFKSLPHLGQQDQTARNPQERMSLRVAKELLEGFIGIPPKKPIIKKSKLKKKSVHNVHKTNSFRSSYLDG comes from the coding sequence TTGAAAAGTAGTCCATCTATTCGAGACCTTACAGTTGCTATCTACACTGTAAATCGCCATGCAAAAACCGCTCCGGATAATAAAGAGTTATATGAACTTAAAAAGTTAGCGCTTGAAAAACTCATTAAAAAAGGTCATGCAACAAAAATCGGATTGCATTTCGTCGATAATCCAAAGTTTAGTAAACAACATTCAACGACCTTGGTTCGTTGTTGCGATTTCCTCTTCCACATGATCCCTGAAAAAGAAGACTTCAAATCTCTTCCACATCTTGGTCAACAAGACCAAACTGCTCGTAATCCTCAAGAACGCATGAGTTTACGCGTTGCAAAAGAGCTCCTTGAAGGTTTCATAGGAATACCCCCAAAAAAGCCAATTATAAAGAAAAGCAAACTAAAAAAGAAAAGTGTTCATAACGTTCACAAAACAAATAGTTTTCGATCATCATATTTAGATGGCTAA
- a CDS encoding ABC transporter permease: protein MKLNLNNPVLSKEIKLRFRSPKSFNGILFYLIVMCIFVFGFIFVTMSVNQTSYFTPDESFFLFTLLSFIQLGLVLFISPGLTAGVISTEREKQTLPILLTTSQSSFQIISGKLLSSIAFLLLLIFAGLPIYSLVFLFGGISPVDFGLVFLFLFVTLFAIGSLGVMFSTIIRRTIVSMIATYGTMLFLTTVTGFLALMFIQLMSLSTNAVPTSFPAYFLASINPGVLMASLLSPEIEEGISSVTLIDFPIWGTYLIFYLSITILSLFIAVKNLRVNMKRLK, encoded by the coding sequence ATGAAGCTTAATTTAAATAATCCAGTTTTATCAAAAGAAATAAAATTGAGGTTTCGATCGCCGAAAAGCTTCAACGGAATTTTGTTTTATTTAATCGTTATGTGTATCTTCGTTTTCGGTTTTATCTTCGTTACAATGAGTGTAAATCAAACGAGTTATTTCACGCCGGATGAGAGCTTCTTCCTGTTTACACTGCTTTCGTTTATACAATTAGGTTTAGTATTATTTATAAGCCCCGGTCTGACAGCAGGGGTAATTAGTACAGAAAGGGAAAAACAGACGTTGCCTATTTTGTTGACGACATCCCAAAGTTCCTTTCAAATTATCTCGGGTAAATTACTGTCATCCATCGCCTTTTTATTGTTACTAATTTTTGCTGGTCTTCCGATTTACAGCCTTGTATTTCTATTTGGCGGAATTTCACCCGTTGATTTTGGGCTAGTGTTTCTATTTTTGTTCGTCACATTATTTGCCATTGGCAGTCTTGGGGTTATGTTTTCGACAATTATTCGGCGCACGATAGTGTCGATGATCGCAACGTATGGAACAATGTTATTTTTAACGACTGTCACAGGTTTTCTAGCTTTAATGTTTATACAGTTGATGTCGTTAAGCACAAATGCTGTTCCGACATCATTCCCAGCCTATTTTTTGGCGTCGATTAATCCCGGAGTTCTGATGGCGTCTTTATTATCACCGGAAATCGAGGAAGGAATTTCTTCGGTTACGTTGATTGACTTTCCGATATGGGGAACGTATTTAATATTTTATTTATCAATTACGATCCTGTCATTGTTCATCGCGGTTAAAAACTTGCGAGTAAATATGAAACGACTTAAATAA
- a CDS encoding LysR family transcriptional regulator — translation MSMIELEIIKTLAEEGNMRKAADRLFLSQPALSQRLQSIEKEWDTLLFIRSQKGLEPTPAGELVVEYAKEAILKKDEALEMIASMADKVHGTLKIACASIIGHTWLPQVLKEFVERYPDAQISLMTGWSSEIVKALNEREAHIGIVRGQTDWKSRKEYLFRDQLYLVDNEITSLDQIKETTRPFVQFKSDSNYHREIQHWWQRHFGQKPQRQITVDQIETCKQLALNGIGYAILPSITLIGDEKVNKIPLLNSDEEFELTRDTWLIGYESSFELKQVSAFTEIVQQHAKKIRKNKSIQ, via the coding sequence ATGTCGATGATTGAACTCGAAATCATAAAAACACTTGCCGAGGAAGGAAATATGCGAAAGGCTGCTGATCGTTTATTTCTTTCCCAACCAGCCTTATCACAACGTCTCCAATCCATTGAAAAAGAATGGGATACATTATTATTTATTCGCTCCCAAAAAGGATTGGAACCAACGCCTGCCGGGGAACTAGTCGTTGAGTATGCAAAAGAAGCAATACTGAAAAAAGACGAAGCCCTTGAAATGATCGCATCGATGGCGGATAAAGTGCATGGAACATTGAAAATAGCATGCGCGTCAATTATTGGTCATACGTGGTTGCCCCAGGTGCTGAAAGAATTTGTTGAGCGTTACCCAGATGCGCAAATTTCCCTAATGACTGGTTGGAGCTCTGAAATTGTGAAAGCTTTAAACGAACGGGAAGCACATATAGGAATTGTTCGCGGTCAAACAGATTGGAAAAGTCGGAAGGAATATTTGTTCCGCGACCAATTATATCTCGTTGACAATGAAATAACTTCGCTCGACCAAATAAAAGAGACGACACGACCATTTGTTCAATTTAAAAGTGATTCAAACTACCATAGAGAAATTCAACATTGGTGGCAACGACATTTCGGGCAAAAACCGCAAAGACAAATTACAGTCGATCAAATTGAGACCTGTAAACAACTTGCCCTTAATGGAATTGGTTATGCCATTTTGCCTTCAATAACATTAATCGGCGATGAAAAGGTCAATAAAATCCCGTTATTGAACAGCGACGAAGAATTTGAATTGACACGGGATACTTGGCTTATCGGGTATGAATCGTCCTTTGAGTTAAAGCAAGTATCCGCTTTTACAGAAATTGTTCAACAACACGCGAAAAAGATACGGAAAAATAAAAGTATTCAATAA
- the cbpB gene encoding cyclic-di-AMP-binding protein CbpB, which yields MISVRNKEFLFTPIADYIISAEKVVHVQIGNNAEHALLVLTKTGYSSIPVLDADDRLKGLLSIRTVTDSILGLAHIEYERLPDLKVDEIMKTNIPTIRTTDRFQRGLDLVIDNPFVCVVEEDGTFAGILTRRVILKQFKKYIYSVD from the coding sequence ATGATTTCTGTTAGAAATAAAGAGTTTTTGTTTACCCCTATCGCAGATTATATTATTTCAGCTGAAAAGGTCGTACACGTTCAAATTGGTAACAATGCGGAACATGCTCTCCTCGTTTTAACTAAAACAGGATATTCATCAATTCCAGTGCTTGATGCGGATGACCGATTAAAAGGACTTCTTAGTATTCGAACAGTTACTGATTCCATTTTAGGTTTAGCGCATATTGAATATGAACGATTACCTGATTTAAAAGTTGATGAAATAATGAAAACTAACATTCCGACAATACGGACTACAGATCGCTTCCAAAGAGGATTGGACTTGGTAATTGATAATCCATTTGTTTGTGTTGTAGAAGAGGACGGAACATTTGCAGGTATTTTAACGAGAAGAGTAATTCTAAAACAGTTTAAGAAATATATATATTCCGTTGACTAA
- a CDS encoding NAD(P)-dependent oxidoreductase, which yields MTLKKIAFIGTGVMGSSIVRHLLKANYEVTIYTRTKERATALISDGAKWAQTPSEATAGANIVITMVGYPVDVEAVYFGSSGIFEAGSEGQIIIDMTTSSPALAKRIASVANTRKMASIDAPVSGGDVGAKNGTLSIMCGGDEDVFNRVRPVLEVFGKDIIYQGDAGAGQHTKMCNQIAIATNMIGVCEAIVYAEQAGLDPENVLKSISTGAAGSWSLSNLAPRMLKDDFEPGFYVKHFLKDMDIALAEAEQMGLNLPGLELARSMYHHLLEQGYGDNGTQVLYKKYQS from the coding sequence ATGACTTTAAAGAAAATTGCCTTTATAGGAACCGGTGTAATGGGCAGCAGCATTGTTCGACATTTACTTAAGGCTAACTATGAAGTTACTATTTACACACGCACGAAAGAACGTGCAACCGCTCTTATTAGTGACGGTGCGAAATGGGCCCAGACGCCAAGTGAAGCAACAGCGGGGGCGAATATCGTTATTACGATGGTAGGATATCCTGTCGATGTGGAAGCTGTTTACTTTGGTTCGTCCGGTATATTTGAAGCGGGAAGTGAAGGCCAAATTATAATCGACATGACTACATCAAGTCCTGCATTAGCTAAACGCATTGCAAGCGTTGCAAACACTCGCAAAATGGCATCCATTGATGCGCCTGTTTCAGGTGGCGATGTCGGTGCTAAGAACGGCACGCTTTCTATTATGTGCGGCGGAGACGAAGATGTATTTAATAGGGTTCGTCCAGTTCTGGAAGTTTTCGGGAAAGATATAATTTATCAAGGCGATGCCGGAGCCGGTCAACATACAAAAATGTGTAACCAAATTGCCATCGCAACAAACATGATTGGCGTATGCGAGGCGATTGTCTATGCGGAGCAAGCAGGACTTGACCCTGAAAATGTTTTAAAGTCGATTTCAACGGGTGCTGCTGGATCTTGGTCACTATCCAATTTAGCGCCTCGCATGCTAAAGGATGATTTTGAACCAGGGTTTTATGTGAAACACTTTTTGAAGGATATGGATATTGCATTAGCGGAAGCTGAGCAAATGGGATTGAACTTGCCAGGTTTGGAGCTAGCACGCAGTATGTATCATCATTTGCTAGAACAAGGTTATGGAGACAACGGAACACAGGTCCTTTATAAAAAATATCAATCCTAA
- a CDS encoding DUF58 domain-containing protein has product MNWDRHEEGFKSLHMMMGVALVFLLFALIYFQIVLAACFASILLIGIVQNMYYKNVGKDLKLLPVKNKARFLIGTETDLVMEFENGRLPIWNGKLTLSIEDSVMPALDDLQHFSGIFDFTVPFSVGSYEKVRIIIPLEGRKRGLSRITRVIVEVPHIFGEGSVLMELEDSVNQENLVYPNIVPFTGELNPSPFKPGEVPQRQSLFHDVFQPVGTRDYVPSDRFDQIHWTASARMQKLQTKEYLPVTEQSVMFILNAIEKSRTDGDFERKVERLASYVDYCTRHVIPYEIIINIRTYGTQPFIHQATGVGKVQHQKSLELLAQISERNAKIPFENILQSIESKAQLAPTIVLITHEPERFHAFHGKWSKRCEVIIDSSYERGEEQWINDKSTTSVSG; this is encoded by the coding sequence ATGAATTGGGATCGCCATGAAGAGGGTTTCAAATCACTTCATATGATGATGGGAGTCGCACTCGTCTTCTTATTGTTTGCACTCATTTATTTTCAAATTGTCTTGGCTGCCTGCTTCGCGTCTATTCTGCTGATTGGTATTGTTCAAAATATGTATTATAAAAATGTAGGAAAAGACTTAAAACTCTTACCTGTTAAAAATAAAGCACGTTTTTTAATTGGAACCGAAACGGATTTAGTAATGGAATTTGAAAATGGCAGATTGCCCATATGGAATGGTAAATTAACACTTTCGATAGAGGATTCAGTCATGCCGGCTTTAGATGACCTGCAACATTTTAGCGGGATTTTTGATTTTACGGTTCCTTTTTCAGTCGGAAGTTATGAAAAAGTGCGGATTATAATTCCGTTGGAAGGCAGGAAAAGAGGTTTATCTAGAATAACGCGCGTCATTGTTGAAGTTCCCCATATATTCGGGGAAGGCTCAGTTTTGATGGAACTGGAAGATTCGGTAAATCAAGAAAATCTAGTGTATCCAAATATTGTTCCATTTACAGGGGAATTGAATCCGTCGCCTTTCAAACCGGGTGAAGTACCACAACGTCAATCATTATTTCACGATGTGTTTCAACCAGTTGGGACTCGGGATTATGTACCATCTGATCGTTTTGATCAAATTCATTGGACTGCTAGTGCTCGGATGCAAAAGTTACAAACAAAAGAGTATTTGCCAGTTACTGAACAATCAGTGATGTTTATACTTAATGCAATTGAAAAATCGCGCACGGATGGCGATTTTGAAAGAAAAGTAGAGCGGTTGGCATCGTATGTTGACTATTGTACACGCCATGTAATCCCTTATGAGATTATCATCAATATACGTACGTATGGAACACAACCTTTTATCCATCAAGCAACGGGTGTGGGAAAAGTCCAGCATCAAAAGTCGCTTGAGTTATTAGCGCAAATATCAGAGAGAAATGCGAAAATCCCTTTTGAAAATATACTTCAAAGTATTGAGTCGAAAGCACAGTTAGCGCCAACAATTGTACTGATTACTCATGAGCCTGAACGTTTTCATGCTTTTCATGGAAAATGGTCGAAACGCTGCGAAGTGATTATCGATAGTTCTTATGAAAGGGGTGAGGAGCAGTGGATCAACGACAAATCGACGACATCAGTTTCAGGCTGA
- the fadH gene encoding 2,4-dienoyl-CoA reductase: MFKEKVMIVTGGSNGMGKYMAKKFADEGANVVITGRDFERLHAAKEEIGENASVFQMDVRDVESVQQMVNFTDEKFGRIDGLVNNAAGNFIVRAEELSPNGWKSVIDIVLNGTFYCSSAVGKYWIENKQKGTILNMLATYAWDAGAGVIHSAAAKAGVMSLTRTLAVEWGTQYGIRVNGIAPGPIERTGGADRLWESEEAAKRTLASIPLGRIGKPEEIAELAAFIMSDKAAFMNGEIVTLDGGQWLNKFPF, from the coding sequence ATGTTTAAAGAAAAAGTGATGATTGTTACGGGTGGATCAAACGGAATGGGGAAATATATGGCGAAAAAGTTTGCAGATGAAGGCGCAAATGTTGTCATTACCGGAAGAGATTTTGAACGCTTGCATGCAGCCAAAGAAGAAATTGGCGAAAATGCTTCTGTTTTTCAAATGGATGTCAGAGATGTTGAATCAGTTCAACAAATGGTCAACTTTACAGATGAGAAATTTGGCCGCATCGATGGTCTCGTTAATAATGCGGCGGGGAACTTTATCGTTCGTGCAGAAGAACTTTCACCAAATGGATGGAAATCCGTAATTGATATTGTGTTAAATGGAACGTTTTATTGTTCGAGTGCAGTCGGAAAGTATTGGATAGAGAACAAGCAAAAAGGCACGATTTTAAATATGCTCGCAACGTATGCATGGGATGCTGGTGCTGGTGTCATTCATTCGGCGGCAGCTAAAGCGGGTGTTATGTCACTAACCAGAACACTTGCGGTTGAATGGGGAACGCAGTATGGAATACGAGTGAACGGTATCGCACCAGGTCCAATTGAACGTACGGGCGGTGCAGACAGGTTATGGGAATCAGAAGAAGCAGCAAAGCGGACACTCGCTTCGATTCCTCTTGGCAGAATCGGAAAACCCGAAGAAATCGCAGAACTTGCAGCATTCATCATGTCTGATAAAGCTGCATTCATGAATGGTGAAATTGTTACGCTTGATGGTGGCCAATGGTTGAATAAGTTTCCGTTTTAA
- a CDS encoding aspartyl-phosphate phosphatase Spo0E family protein — protein MEKEIEETRKLMIEIATSTGLGSQETLKVSQKLDALINRYENYQSKFRGEKLSRKR, from the coding sequence GTGGAAAAAGAAATAGAAGAAACCCGGAAATTAATGATTGAAATTGCCACGTCAACAGGTTTAGGTTCCCAGGAAACACTGAAGGTGAGTCAAAAGCTAGATGCTTTGATTAATCGTTATGAAAATTATCAAAGTAAATTTAGAGGCGAGAAGTTAAGTAGAAAAAGATAA
- a CDS encoding ABC transporter ATP-binding protein gives MIEIKGVTKKYGNFKALDDINLSLKEGTVFGFVGANGAGKSTMFLILATLLQPTSGELFINGISVRKNPTEIRKMIGYMPDFFGVYDQLKADEYLDFYAASYGISESERKKIIPQLLELVNLTHKRYEYVDLLSRGMKQRLCLARSLIHDPKVLILDEPASGLDPRARIEMRDILKSLKKMGKTILISSHILPELAEMCDEIGVIDNGRIIAHGSVNEIQTQLRGEKVITVHLTASIEQQTIHHFEENPFITNIEKLEAINGISFSFKGTDEDQVELLKNAMANNIPILSFTEHVTNLEDVFMEITKGAIEDEA, from the coding sequence ATGATTGAGATAAAAGGTGTTACAAAAAAATACGGTAACTTTAAAGCACTAGATGATATTAACTTGTCTTTAAAAGAAGGAACAGTTTTCGGTTTCGTCGGTGCGAACGGTGCTGGAAAATCAACGATGTTTCTAATACTTGCTACTCTTTTACAACCAACGTCGGGCGAATTATTTATCAATGGAATCAGCGTTCGAAAAAATCCTACCGAAATTCGTAAAATGATAGGGTATATGCCGGATTTTTTCGGCGTGTATGATCAATTAAAAGCGGATGAGTATTTGGATTTTTACGCTGCTAGTTATGGCATTTCTGAATCTGAACGGAAAAAAATTATTCCCCAACTGTTGGAGCTTGTCAATTTGACACATAAGCGTTATGAATACGTTGACTTATTATCTAGAGGAATGAAACAAAGATTATGTTTAGCGCGCAGCCTGATCCATGATCCAAAAGTTCTTATTTTAGACGAACCTGCTTCTGGTCTAGATCCAAGAGCGCGTATTGAAATGCGTGATATTTTAAAGTCTCTGAAAAAAATGGGGAAAACAATTTTAATTTCTTCGCATATATTGCCTGAGCTAGCAGAAATGTGTGATGAAATTGGCGTCATCGACAATGGTAGAATAATTGCGCATGGTTCGGTCAATGAAATTCAAACTCAACTCAGAGGCGAAAAAGTTATTACAGTGCATTTGACGGCGTCAATTGAACAACAAACTATTCATCATTTCGAAGAGAATCCATTCATTACGAATATTGAGAAGTTAGAAGCGATAAATGGAATTAGTTTTTCATTTAAAGGAACCGATGAGGACCAAGTTGAATTACTAAAAAATGCGATGGCAAATAACATTCCGATTCTTTCGTTTACAGAACATGTTACAAATTTAGAAGATGTATTCATGGAAATAACGAAAGGAGCGATTGAAGATGAAGCTTAA
- a CDS encoding MDR family MFS transporter, whose translation MGLSKKAMNRPLVLISVMLAMFVSAVEATIVTTAMPVIASDLGGFSRYSWIFSAYLLMSTVTVLVYGKLADLFGRKPILFIGMTIFIIGSFLCGFAATMEQLILFRLLQGLGAGAVMPIASTIVGDIYSTKERAKVQGYLSSIWGISAVLGPAIGGGIVYYFSWEYVFWVNIPLGILAMIGIGVFLQEPEREKEVSIDYKGATLLTVSLSAILIWLVEGGQSFGRLSLSSIALLLVAFGLFTLFVFVERAAKDPLMPFSIWRNPVILYANLVSFTTGFILIGISAYLPTYVTGVMGQPAIVAGFTLTAMSIGWPIASSVAGHLLIRWGTFKVSFIGGIFLVFGSVLFVMMNETSGPLWAAVSSFFVGVGMGLTSTAFVVTIQGAVPRQMRGSATAANMFMRNFGNTVGAAFYGAILNATLMATFNKNNMSFDVDNVNLLLTEEGRKTISMPELSLLENALGQSLQWVYVGVALFAVISLLLILRIPRGKELLNVDD comes from the coding sequence ATGGGATTAAGTAAAAAAGCAATGAATAGACCGCTCGTCCTTATATCTGTCATGCTTGCAATGTTTGTTAGCGCAGTTGAAGCGACAATCGTGACAACTGCAATGCCGGTAATTGCATCAGATCTTGGCGGATTTTCGAGGTATAGTTGGATATTTTCTGCATATCTGTTAATGAGTACTGTCACTGTTTTAGTTTACGGGAAATTAGCCGACCTATTTGGAAGAAAGCCTATTCTATTTATCGGGATGACGATTTTTATTATTGGTTCATTTTTATGCGGATTTGCTGCCACTATGGAACAGTTAATTTTGTTCCGACTGCTCCAAGGTCTAGGGGCTGGTGCGGTCATGCCAATTGCTTCGACAATTGTTGGCGATATATACTCAACAAAAGAAAGAGCAAAAGTGCAAGGCTATTTATCTAGTATTTGGGGTATTTCGGCCGTTCTGGGACCGGCGATCGGCGGCGGGATCGTTTATTATTTTAGTTGGGAATACGTATTTTGGGTGAATATTCCGCTCGGCATTTTGGCGATGATCGGGATTGGCGTATTTCTTCAGGAACCAGAAAGAGAGAAAGAAGTTTCGATTGATTATAAAGGTGCAACATTATTAACCGTTTCTTTATCTGCTATTTTAATTTGGCTAGTTGAAGGCGGGCAATCATTCGGAAGGCTTTCACTATCTAGTATCGCATTATTATTGGTTGCCTTCGGTCTATTTACGTTATTTGTTTTTGTGGAACGCGCTGCTAAAGATCCATTAATGCCTTTTTCAATTTGGAGAAACCCAGTAATTTTATATGCGAATTTAGTTTCGTTTACCACCGGGTTTATTTTAATTGGCATATCTGCTTATTTGCCGACTTATGTAACGGGGGTCATGGGGCAACCAGCAATTGTCGCAGGATTTACGTTGACGGCTATGTCCATTGGTTGGCCAATTGCCTCATCTGTTGCAGGTCATTTATTAATCCGATGGGGGACTTTTAAGGTTTCATTTATCGGAGGGATTTTTCTGGTTTTCGGATCAGTATTATTTGTCATGATGAATGAAACTTCGGGTCCGTTATGGGCGGCGGTTTCAAGCTTTTTTGTCGGTGTAGGAATGGGGTTAACAAGCACTGCTTTCGTCGTCACGATTCAAGGAGCGGTACCAAGACAGATGAGAGGATCCGCGACAGCAGCAAATATGTTTATGCGTAATTTCGGAAACACTGTCGGAGCAGCTTTTTACGGAGCAATATTAAATGCTACGCTGATGGCTACTTTTAATAAGAATAATATGAGTTTTGACGTTGACAATGTAAATCTTCTTCTTACCGAAGAAGGACGCAAAACAATTTCGATGCCTGAACTTAGTCTGCTCGAAAATGCACTTGGCCAATCTTTGCAATGGGTTTATGTCGGCGTTGCTTTATTTGCAGTGATTAGTCTCTTGCTTATTTTACGAATACCACGTGGAAAGGAGCTTTTAAATGTCGATGATTGA
- a CDS encoding MarR family winged helix-turn-helix transcriptional regulator: MENSTDRALKLFIVLSRSCKVILEEAHKLIEQYGLNPTEFGVLELLYHRGRQPIQKIGQKILLRSGSMTYVVDKLEKRGFLERVFCSEDKRVTYISITQSGVELIESIFPEHAKNIEALMSGLDAEEQNTAIDLLKKLGLSVKDLS; encoded by the coding sequence ATGGAAAATAGTACGGATCGTGCTTTAAAGTTATTTATTGTTTTATCACGTTCGTGTAAAGTAATTTTGGAAGAAGCTCACAAATTGATTGAACAATATGGATTGAATCCGACGGAATTCGGTGTATTGGAACTTCTTTACCATAGAGGAAGACAGCCCATTCAAAAAATCGGGCAGAAAATCCTGCTTAGAAGTGGTTCAATGACCTATGTTGTCGATAAACTTGAGAAAAGAGGATTTCTTGAGCGGGTATTCTGTTCAGAAGACAAGCGGGTAACATATATTTCAATAACGCAGTCTGGAGTAGAGCTGATAGAATCAATATTCCCGGAACATGCAAAAAATATCGAGGCTCTTATGAGCGGTTTGGATGCCGAAGAGCAAAATACAGCAATTGACTTACTGAAAAAACTCGGTTTATCAGTGAAAGACCTATCGTGA
- a CDS encoding MoxR family ATPase translates to MPYTQEQFKEMSEKLGMVRNEIGKFIVGQHEAVEFSLYSILADGHALLEGLPGLGKTMLIRTISEVLDLSFSRIQFTPDLMPADITGTSIIERNEEGKQQFAFKKGPIFSQMVLADEINRATPKTQSALLEAMGEKTVTVLGETREMARPFFVLATQNPIEMEGTYPLPEAQMDRFLCKIFLPFPQKSELKEIMMRTTGSKEIKLEKVMNAEEIVIAQHMVKEIIIAEEMIDYAVDLISATHFKDETSGEWTNFVQYGSGPRGLQSIIKLAKARAFVAGRLHVSIADIKIVALPALRHRILINYEGEAEGVEVDHLLLKLLEDVKQGASV, encoded by the coding sequence ATGCCTTACACACAGGAACAATTTAAAGAAATGAGCGAAAAGCTGGGAATGGTAAGAAATGAAATTGGTAAATTTATTGTCGGCCAACATGAGGCGGTTGAGTTTTCGCTCTATTCGATTTTAGCCGATGGTCATGCACTTCTTGAAGGGTTACCTGGGTTGGGAAAAACGATGCTAATTCGGACGATTTCCGAGGTGCTCGATCTCTCATTTTCAAGAATTCAATTTACGCCGGACTTGATGCCTGCCGATATTACGGGAACAAGTATCATTGAACGAAATGAAGAAGGAAAACAACAATTCGCATTTAAAAAAGGACCTATTTTTAGTCAAATGGTACTTGCCGACGAGATTAACCGTGCAACACCGAAGACGCAGAGTGCCTTGCTTGAAGCGATGGGTGAAAAAACGGTTACCGTTCTCGGAGAAACGCGTGAGATGGCGCGTCCATTTTTCGTCCTTGCAACACAAAACCCGATTGAGATGGAAGGAACGTATCCACTCCCAGAAGCCCAAATGGACCGTTTTCTTTGTAAAATCTTTTTACCCTTTCCGCAGAAGTCAGAGTTAAAAGAAATAATGATGCGAACAACGGGTTCCAAAGAAATAAAATTAGAAAAAGTAATGAATGCTGAGGAAATTGTTATAGCCCAGCACATGGTAAAAGAAATAATTATCGCTGAAGAAATGATTGATTATGCAGTGGACCTAATTTCAGCAACACATTTTAAGGACGAGACAAGTGGTGAATGGACGAATTTTGTTCAATACGGTAGCGGACCACGTGGGTTGCAATCCATTATAAAATTAGCGAAAGCACGTGCATTTGTCGCAGGAAGACTCCATGTTTCAATTGCAGATATTAAAATCGTCGCACTTCCCGCGCTTCGTCATCGTATTTTAATTAATTATGAAGGTGAAGCAGAAGGAGTAGAAGTTGATCATCTTCTGTTGAAATTACTGGAGGACGTGAAACAAGG